A portion of the Candida dubliniensis CD36 chromosome R, complete sequence genome contains these proteins:
- a CDS encoding suppressor of glycerol defect protein, putative (Similar to S. cerevisiae SGD1;~essential nuclear protein with a possible role in the osmoregulatory glycerol response), giving the protein MARFNNEEILNSVGLPSQLLQQIKNKENKGDYDDDDSEDRFTKFEKIRGTKRKSKPISRKDKRKQERELKKQKRVKKDTHPQKIQPKKQNENKQDPLALLATKKNKSKSRKIEEDNPLEALRKLKETKNNNNKTPKAKSDIKIVKEDELLDDEVSDLGYSEDDFSSENETDFEDVENINMDPMEALRALKQKKNGSNKASSDIRIVKEDDLDDDDISDFEEAEDELQEDNDPMEALRLLKSKKNKSAKTSEIRIVKEDELEQENDDEVSDLVSDENFDDQEEEEDFGGFEDASEGESDFGFSEDDEEEEDPLAKLKAIKEAKRNGKSEKTKQKQEKEVYPIDPHLQEQFRKDDEDIEYYAKKLGLKNGKKSKLSKTDDDDIIGGLLDGLDLDFESAMENIDDTTDDHISEEDEEYSSDYLDNSKKVKENPYVAPGSEETKSSEESEITPQRYIPPALRKKMALEAGEGVSEETLKLRKSIKGPLNKLSEANISSIVSEINALYLSHPRQVLNEEITNIILSSIVQQGRLLDTFVYLHATVVVALYRLQGVEFGAHFIQTIVEKFETYQTDSSKTKEASNIISLLSSVYLFQLVSSKLLYDLIKELINNLDENNADLLLRLIRNSGNQMRSDDPSALKEIVLLINGKVSTLPKDSINTRTQFLIETISSLKNNKLKIVNEANHQLSVKLKKFLGGINENKSGDPIQVSLQDIQNVVTRGKWWLVGSAWKGHETDKPKDDVDIVAMSDILDNAEPNWMELAKAQRMNTDIRRAIFVSIMSANDYIDAVTKLDKLALKRNQEREIPKVLIHCATMEPSWNPYYGVLGNKLCDSHSFRKTFQFMLWDLIKELDGGSADDEEEEDNFIGFDSFDEENKMKRILNLGRFYAFLLAEGSMPLHNLRTVNFLTASSDTVLFLEVLLVSFFDQVGKKSRKNSVGGGLQSKAQGMYEQKYDDRLLVERVLKAKDQTTMLRGLQYFVQQKVKTSEVVSGKKQLKRVEWGVDALFDIIDEFLKNSED; this is encoded by the coding sequence ATGGCaagatttaataatgaagaaattttaaACTCGGTAGGATTACCAAGTCAATTATtacaacaaatcaaaaacaaggAAAACAAGGGTGATtatgacgatgatgacAGTGAAGATAGATTTactaaatttgaaaaaatcagaGGAACAAAACGGAaatcaaaaccaataaGTCGAAAagataaaagaaaacaagaaagagaattaaagaaacaaaagagAGTAAAGAAAGATACACATCCTCAAAAGATTCAGccaaagaaacaaaatgaaaataaacagGATCCACTTGCGTTGTTAGCAaccaaaaagaacaaaagcAAATCCAGAAAGatagaagaagataatCCTTTGGAGGCATTAcgaaaattaaaagaaactaaaaataataacaataagaCCCCAAAAGCAAAAAGTGATATTAAAATTGTCAAAGAAGATGAATTATTGGACGATGAAGTATCTGATTTGGGTTACAGTGAAGATGACTTCAGTAGCGAAAATGAAACAGATTTCGAGGACGTTGAAAACATTAACATGGACCCAATGGAAGCATTGCGTGCTTTAAAGCAGAAGAAAAATGGATCAAACAAAGCATCTTCAGATATTAGAATAGTAAAAGAAGATGACTTGGATGACGATGATATATCAGATTTTGAAGAGGCAGAAGACGAGTTACAAGAAGACAACGATCCCATGGAGGCTTTGCGTTTATTGAAGAGTAAAAAGAACAAATCAGCTAAGACCTCTGAAATAAGAATTGTAAAGGAGGACGAGttagaacaagaaaatgatgatgaggtTTCCGATTTGGTTAGTGATGAAAATTTCGATGATcaagaggaagaagaagactTTGGAGGTTTTGAAGATGCAAGTGAAGGTGAATCGgattttggtttttcagaagatgatgaagaagaagaagaccCATTAGCAAAATTAAAGGCTATAAAAGAGGCCAAAAGAAATGGGAAATCTGAGAAAACTAAGcagaaacaagaaaaagaagtatATCCGATTGATCCTCATTTGCAAGAGCAATTCCgtaaagatgatgaagacaTTGAGTATTatgcaaaaaaattgggTCTCAAAAATGGGAAAAAGTCCAAACTTTCTAAAACtgacgatgatgatattatcGGAGGACTTTTGGATGGCCTAGACCTAGATTTTGAGTCTGCAATGGAAAACATAGATGATACAACAGATGATCATATTTCTGAAGAGGATGAAGAGTATTCTAGTGATTATTTGGACAACTCGAAAAAAGTGAAGGAAAACCCATATGTGGCACCTGGACTGGAAGAAACCAAATCTTCCGAGGAGCTGGAAATAACACCACAAAGATATATTCCACCGGCATTGAGGAAAAAAATGGCATTAGAAGCAGGCGAAGGTGTTTCAGAAGAAACTCTTAAATTAAGGAAATCAATCAAAGGTCCTCTCAATAAGTTGTCCGAAGCTAACATTAGTTCCATTGTCAGTGAAATAAATGCGTTATATTTGTCTCATCCTAGACAGGTATtgaatgaagaaattacaAATATTATTCTTAGCAGTATTGTGCAACAGGGAAGACTTTTAGATACATTTGTTTATCTTCATGCAACTGTTGTTGTGGCACTTTATAGGTTACAAGGAGTTGAATTTGGAGCACATTTTATTCAAACTATTGTGGAGAAATTTGAGACTTATCAAACCGAttcttcaaaaacaaaagaagcATCGAATataatttcattgttgTCCTCGgtatatttatttcaattagTGTCGTCTAAATTATTGTATGATTTGatcaaagaattgattaataatcTTGACGAAAACAACgctgatttattattgagGTTGATTCGTAATTCTGGGAATCAAATGCGTTCTGACGATCCATCAGCCTTGAAAGAAATCGTTTTGTTAATAAATGGAAAAGTCTCAACCTTACCGAAGGATTCCATTAACACAAGAActcaatttttaattgaaacaatCTCGTcgttgaaaaataataaattgaaaatagtAAATGAAGCAAATCATCAGTTATCtgttaaattgaaaaagtttttGGGTGGaatcaatgaaaataaatcagGTGACCCAATCCAAGTTTCATTGCAAGATATCCAAAATGTGGTCACTAGAGGTAAATGGTGGTTAGTTGGATCAGCATGGAAAGGTCATGAGACAGATAAACCCAAAGATGATGTAGATATTGTGGCCATGAGTGATATCTTGGATAATGCCGAACCCAATTGGATGGAGTTGGCCAAAGCGCAAAGAATGAACACTGATATACGTCGTGCAATATTTGTTTCCATTATGTCAGCCAACGATTACATTGATGCTGTCACAAAGTTAGATAAATTAGcattaaaaagaaatcaagaGAGAGAAATACCCAAAGTGTTAATTCATTGTGCTACCATGGAACCATCTTGGAATCCTTATTATGGTGTTTTGGGTAACAAGCTATGTGATTCGCACTCCTTCAGGAAAACTTTCCAATTTATGTTGTGGGATTTGATCAAAGAATTGGATGGAGGAAGTGCCGATGacgaagaagaggaagataatttcattgggtttgattcatttgatgaggaaaataaaatgaaaagaatattGAACTTGGGAAGATTCTACGCGTTTCTTTTGGCAGAAGGTTCTATGCCGTTGCACAATCTCCGGACAGTAAATTTCTTAACAGCTTCAAGTGATACCGTACTATTTTTAGAAGTGTTGTTGGTCAGCTTCTTCGACCAAGTTGGTAAAAAATCTCGGAAAAATTCAGTTGGAGGTGGTTTGCAAAGCAAAGCTCAAGGAATGTACGAGCAAAAATATGATGATAGATTATTAGTTGAGCGTGTTTTGAAAGCTAAAGATCAAACTACTATGTTAAGAGGTCTACAATATTTTGTACAGCAAAAAGTTAAAACAAGTGAAGTTGTCTCTGgaaagaaacaattgaaaagagTAGAATGGGGGGTAGATGCCTTGTTTGATATAATTGAcgaatttttaaaaaattcgGAAGACtga
- a CDS encoding tRNA (uracil-5-)-methyltransferase, putative (Similar to S. cerevisiae TRM2), with protein sequence MLSLQRNLPRIVSLSNRVIVTQCYNYSKIATPNRKPKGEEKIANLLRHFKKTKRRNDLTDPTHPSKITYREINDFLQQYSQSHKLEIQTDNIRNSLDIIKNFLPHQRTQDTILDNVKIRAMTSSGEGLAIVPKSMYAHNFVADPEEILNQYTVLIIPKTVIGDNTKVLLKMHHEFYAEGELIEVLNSKSKESRRNDMLIVCEKFNECNGCQLQMLSYEDQLKYKQSVIQRAYKYFYPQIFNSFNDIDNFGVVNESPLQYTYRTKLTPHFAVSKKVNQKLGFQHVNNRERLDVSNCPIATPEINDKLLESREKYIGKSTPLTQLTLRQSLRINHDTGAFKSVALEGQKKVVTEKVEDFLFQYDSNCFFQNNNAILPSVLDYIRYHINQSDKTIDNLIDTYCGVGFFGIALSKSFNENTKIFGIELVEQAIKYANHNAKLNGLDPERVQFVSGDASNIFNNDKFKKSGISGKNSVVIVDPSRKGSNESFLQQLLNFEPEIVVYVSCNVFSQARDLATFENLQQHTNVKYKVKDVMGFDFFPQTKHVESIAILEKV encoded by the coding sequence ATGCTTAGTCTACAAAGAAACTTACCTAGAATTGTAAGTTTACTGAATAGGGTGATCGTCACACAATGCTACAACTATTCAAAAATAGCCACACCTAATAGGAAACCGAaaggagaagaaaaaattgccAATTTACTCAGGCATTTCAAAAAGACAAAACGAAGAAATGATTTAACTGACCCCACTCATCCTAGTAAGATAACGTACCGTgaaatcaatgattttttaCAACAATATTCTCAAAGTCATAAGTTAGAGATTCAAACGGATAATATACGTAATTCACTTGATATAATCAAGAACTTCTTACCCCATCAAAGAACTCAGGATACAATACTAGACAATGTTAAAATCAGAGCCATGACTTCTCTGGGTGAAGGGTTAGCTATAGTTCCTAAGTCCATGTATGCCCACAACTTTGTGGCTGATCCTGAAGAAATCTTGAACCAGTACACAGTATTGATAATACCCAAGACAGTTATCGGAGACAATACCAAAGTATTACTTAAAATGCATCATGAGTTTTATGCCGAAGGTGAGCTTATTGAAGTGCTCAATTCTAAGTCTAAAGAATCCAGAAGAAACGATATGCTCATAGTATGCGAAAAGTTCAATGAATGTAACGGATGCCAATTACAAATGTTGTCATATGAGGATCAATTGAAGTATAAACAATCAGTGATCCAAAGAgcatataaatatttttatccTCAGATTTTCAACCTGTTCAACGACATCGATAATTTTGGTGTTGTTAATGAGTCGCCTTTACAGTACACTTATAGAACAAAATTGACTCCACATTTTGCTGTATCCAAAAAAGTTAACCAGAAACTTGGTTTCCAGCATGTTAATAATCGAGAAAGATTAGATGTAAGCAATTGTCCCATTGCCACACCAgaaataaatgataaattgttAGAGTCAAGAGAGAAATACATTGGAAAATCAACACCTTTGACACAGCTAACGTTAAGACAGAGCCTCCGTATCAATCATGACACTGGTGCCTTCAAGTCAGTAGCGTTAGagggacaaaaaaaagttgtcACAGAAAAAGTCGAGGactttttatttcaatatgactccaattgttttttccaaaataataatgcaATTTTGCCCAGTGTTTTGGATTATATCAGATACcatatcaatcaatctgataaaacaattgaCAATTTGATTGACACATATTGTGGCGTTGGGTTTTTTGGGATTGCTTTGtctaaatcattcaatgaAAACACCAAGATTTTTGGTATAGAGCTAGTTGAACAAGCAATTAAATACGCTAACCATAATGCTAAATTGAATGGGTTGGATCCTGAAAGAGTCCAATTCGTTTCTGGGGATGCTTCAAACATATTTAACAATgacaaattcaaaaaatcgGGAATTTCTGGTAAAAATAGTGTTGTAATTGTCGACCCTTCGAGAAAGGGATCTAATGAATCATTTTTGCAGCAGTTGTTAAATTTTGAACCAGAAATTGTTGTCTACGTCAGCTGTAATGTTTTTTCACAGGCCAGGGACTTGGCTACATTTGAGAATCTCCAACAGCATACCAATGTAAAATATAAAGTTAAAGATGTAATGGGATTTGACTTTTTCCCGCAAACAAAACACGTTGAATCCATTGCCATTCTTGAAAAAGTATAA
- a CDS encoding chromosomal ATPase, putative (Similar to S. cerevisiae SMC1) — translation MGRLIGLELFNFKSYKGKSIIGFGSSYFTSIIGPNGAGKSNMMDAISFVLGVNSYHLRSQNLKDLIYRGRRNVDTDNTTLDAIEQDPTSAYVMATYEKDNGEILKLKRTITASGNSDYQINGQSVTMLNYSMVLKQENILIKARNFLVFQGDVETIASQNPKDLTKLIETISGSNEYISEYEKLKEEQEKAHELTTSVFSRKRTLNSESKQYKEQMAEQRQFEEKIITKNDTIKKINLYKLFHNEKKHNQLKDEIKSKNEELKLAKKELSNKEKTYKSIMADYSSSVLNAKKQKQQTETAQQKIDSTKRELIPVEANQRSLSNKINFHKVKVDDLKKDIARQKTLVSSVERQLRDAQRMFDDFQTKIAAAVASSTNISPEGQKEYEELRSKFLADNGSELEEQISLLLNSKDSLNSAKSNLENQKANAQNRIAELESIVATDLKSKLHDVSNEINEVLDKKSSKVEARNALIKQKDEFNHEELKLNTRLRDVLVQLDELASQQRESNKQKKLRENVATLKRLFPQGAIKGLVYELVRPTQQKYESALATLLGANFDSIIVESSAVAYKCIDILKERRAGVATFIPLDSIETDIINLSHLRSIHPSALPGVDIIEYQDKSLEPAVNYIIGNTVVVDSIDTARNLKWQSNTRFENRIVTLQGSVIHKSGLMTGGQQQQKSSASLSWSKQEWTKLNELKEELNQKIFKLQEKRPKDLAINLLAEEIGSLDDKLPVLRNQKTSIERIIKDRESEIEFQTGLFKGFDKSIQEKMNEITKLNEKIEKINEEMKSSKESIFAEFCEKYGFTNGIEDYENMHGSTLRVRAKERAQFSKTISVLQSKLDFEKERLKETKDRRKNIESLVVDLENDLANVLTEKKKLEEILDKAEAEYEVLQVEISKFDDSIQSQLRTSKSIESDLDDSRQLVSALVKEITQIEENLLKTDSERANVLRNCKIQNINLPLIDGDLDSISIGENLESSIKEVYKIDLDYDMLEEKFKEVFTNKLESELEVTLQNTISDLEKLTPNAKAVERLQEVETKLQDYDKEYNVARQKERQVSERFKRVQEKRYDKFMDAFNHISGSIDSIYKELTKSAMSPLGGSAYLTLEDEDSPFLSGIKYHAMPPMKRFRDMELLSGGEKTMAALALLFAIHSYQPSPFFVLDEIDAALDNANVARIGNYIKKYAGPNFQFIVISLKNSLFEKSDALVGIYREQRENSSKTVTLDLREYPDEDIALSTVTATT, via the coding sequence ATGGGTAGATTAATAGGATTAGAGctattcaatttcaagtCTTATAAAGGCAAATCCATTATTGGGTTTGGTTCCTCGTATTTTACTTCAATCATAGGACCCAATGGAGCTGGTAAATCAAATATGATGGATGCAATTTCGTTTGTTTTAGGGGTTAATTCCTATCATCTAAGATCTCAAAACTTGAAGGATTTGATATAcagaggaagaagaaatgtTGACACTGACAATACTACGTTAGACGCGATTGAGCAAGATCCCACTAGTGCCTATGTTATGGCGACATACGAAAAGGATAATGGAGAAATATTGAAGCTAAAGAGAACTATTACAGCTTCTGGCAATAGtgattatcaaataaatgGCCAATCAGTGACAATGTTGAATTATAGTATGGTTTTAAAACAGGAAAACATTTTGATTAAAGCAAgaaattttcttgttttccAAGGTGATGTAGAAACAATTGCATCACAAAATCCAAAAGATTTGACCAAATTGATTGAGACTATAAGTGGTTCAAACGAATACATAAgtgaatatgaaaaattgaaagaagaacaagaaaaggCTCACGAATTAACTACTTCAGTTTTCTCAAGAAAGAGAACCCTTAATTCCGAGTCCAAGCAATATAAAGAACAAATGGCCGAGCAACGTCAGTTTGAAGAGAAAATCATTACCAAGAATGATACcataaagaaaatcaatttgtaTAAACTTTTCCAtaatgaaaagaaacacaatcaattaaaagatgaaattaaatcaaagaaTGAGGAATTGAAACTTGCCAAGAAAGAATTATCGAATAAGGAGAAAACATATAAATCCATAATGGCAGATTATTCAAGCAGTGTTTTGAATGCCAAAAagcaaaaacaacaaacagaGACTGCTCAACAGAAAATTGACTCTACAAAGCGTGAATTAATTCCAGTTGAAGCTAACCAGAgatcattatcaaataaaattaatttccaCAAAGTTAAGGTTGATGACTTGAAAAAGGATATCGCAAGACAGAAAACGCTAGTCTCTTCTGTGGAAAGACAATTGCGAGATGCTCAAAGAATGTTTGATGattttcaaacaaaaatagctgctgctgttgcaTCATCTACTAATATTTCTCCAGAGGGCCAAAAAGAGTATGAAGAGTTGAGGTCTAAATTTTTAGCAGATAATGGCTCAGAATTAGAAGAACAgatttctttgttgttaAACAGCAAGGACAGTTTGAACTCGGCAAAGTCTAACCTTGAGAACCAGAAAGCCAACGCTCAAAATAGAATTGCTGAATTGGAATCCATCGTAGCCACTGacttgaaatcaaaattacATGACGTTTCgaatgaaattaatgaagTGCTTGACAAAAAAAGTAGCAAAGTCGAAGCCCGAAATGCCCTTATTAAGCAAAAAGATGAGTTCAACCACGAGGAACTAAAATTAAACACAAGGTTGAGAGATGTATTGGTTCAGCTTGACGAACTAGCTTCCCAACAAAGAGAATCAAACAAACAGAAAAAGTTGAGAGAGAATGTAGCTACATTGAAGAGACTTTTCCCACAAGGTGCTATTAAAGGTCTTGTATACGAGTTAGTTCGTCCTACTCAGCAAAAGTATGAATCTGCGTTGGCAACGTTGTTAGGAGCAAACTTTGATAGTATCATTGTTGAATCTTCTGCAGTCGCGTACAAATgtattgatattttgaagGAAAGAAGGGCTGGTGTTGCTACATTCATTCCCTTGGATTCCATAGAAACtgatattatcaatttgagTCACCTCAGATCTATCCATCCTTCTGCCTTGCCTGGTGTAGATATTATCGAATACCAAGACAAATCTTTAGAGCCGGCCgttaattatattattggGAATACGGTGGTTGTCGATTCCATTGACACAGCAAGAAATTTGAAGTGGCAATCCAATACCCGATTTGAAAATAGGATTGTAACATTGCAAGGATCAGTGATCCATAAGTCTGGTCTAATGACTGGTGGTCAACAGCAACAGAAGTCATCGGCAAGCTTAAGTTGGAGTAAGCAAGAGTGGACTAAACTAAACGAATTGAAAGAGGAGTTGAACCAAAAAATCTTTaaattacaagaaaaaagaCCAAAGGATTTAGCGATCAATTTGCTAGCAGAAGAAATCGGTTCTCTAGATGATAAGTTGCCCGTGTTGCGTAATCAAAAGACTAGTATTGAACGAATTATTAAAGATAGAGAAtctgaaattgaatttcaaaCTGGGTTGTTCAAAGGGTTTGACAAGTCCATACAAGAGAAGATGAATGAAATAACTAAGCTAAATgagaaaatagaaaaaattaacgaagaaatgaaatcaaGCAAGGAATCGATATTTGCCGAGTTTTGTGAAAAATACGGTTTTACTAATGGTATTGAAGATTACGAGAATATGCATGGAAGCACATTAAGAGTGAGAGCAAAAGAAAGAGCACAATTTTCCAAAACTATTTCTGTTTTGCAAAGCAAATtggattttgaaaaagaaagattgaAAGAAACCAAAGACAGAAGGAAAAATATAGAAAGTTTGGTTGTCGATTTGGAAAATGATTTAGCAAACGTATTAacagaaaagaagaaactaGAGGAAATTTTGGATAAAGCAGAGGCCGAGTATGAAGTTTTACAAGTGGAAATAtctaaatttgatgatcTGATACAATCACAATTGAGAACATCGAAATCTATTGAAAGCGACCTTGACGATAGCAGACAGTTAGTTTCCGCTTTGGTTAAGGAAATTACCCAAATAGAAGAAAACTTGTTAAAGACTGATTCCGAAAGAGCAAACGTTTTGAGAAATTGCAAAATTCAAAACATTAACTTGCCATTGATTGATGGAGACTTGGACAGCATTTCAATAGGTGAAAACTTAGAAAGCTCCATTAAGGAAGTTTATAAAATAGATCTCGACTATGACATGCTTGAGGAGAAATTTAAGGAAGTTTTCACAAATAAACTAGAGAGTGAATTAGAAGTCACGTTACAAAATACCATTAGTGACTTGGAAAAATTGACACCTAATGCTAAAGCCGTGGAAAGATTGCAAGAAGTTGAAACTAAGTTACAAGATTACGATAAAGAATATAATGTTGCCAGACAGAAAGAGAGACAAGTCAGTGAGCGTTTCAAACGAGTACAAGAAAAACGTTATGATAAATTTATGGATGCGTTTAATCACATTTCTGGTAGTATTGATTCAATCTACAAAGAGTTAACCAAATCTGCCATGTCGCCATTAGGAGGGTCAGCGTATTTGACCTTGGAGGATGAAGATCTGCCATTTTTGTCTGGTATAAAATACCACGCTATGCCACCCATGAAAAGATTTAGAGATATGGAATTGTTATCTGGAGGTGAGAAAACTATGGCAGCGTTAGCACTTTTGTTTGCTATTCATTCTTATCAACCTTCACCGTTCTTCGTCCTTGATGAAATAGATGCCGCTTTAGATAATGCCAATGTAGCtagaattggaaattatattaaaaaatatgcTGGGCCCAATTTTCAGTTTATtgtaatttctttaaagaATTCgttatttgaaaaatcagaTGCGTTAGTGGGTATTTATCGTGAACAAAGAGAAAACAGTTCCAAGACTGTTACTTTGGATCTTAGAGAATATCCTGACGAAGATATTGCTTTAAGCACAGTCACCGCTACTACATAA